The Sporosarcina sp. Te-1 DNA window GGGTGGATTAATAAATCAGCCACTTCTCGGCTCCGATTGACGACAATCCGAAGATTGACTCCGTTTTCAGGAGCCAGCAGCGCTTGTTCAAATGAAAGATAATGTCCTGTGTCTTGCATGAAATCCTTAAATCTCATTCCCATTCAACTTCTTCCCACTCTCACTTCGAAAAATGCGATTCCTTATCTAAGTACTCTCCTTGCAAAATCCCCATATGGCAAATATCATGCCACCCTCCATTTCGGAACAACGCTTCCCGGCTAGACCCTTCGTGCTGAAATCCAATTTTCTCATAAAGAGAAATTGCTTTCTCGTTAAATGAGAAGACGCGCAATGAAACACGGTGCAGATTCATTTCCTGAAAGGCGTAATCCAATAACATGGTCAGTGCTTCCCTGCCATATCCTTTTCCGTGGAATTCCTTCTCTCCAATATCGATGATGCATTCGGCATTCCGATTCTTCATGTCGATATGAATTAACGAAGTAATGCCGATTGTTTGGTCGCTGAGTCGATCCTCAATCATATAGCTTTTGCCATCCGTAGAACCAAGGATTACTCCATTGACGAATTCCTCCGTCTCTTGAAAAGAATATAAATCGAGTGCAGGGTTTGTTGAAATCATTACCTCCATATCATTTCGCCACGCATGATATGTGGGAATATCTTCGACTTCCATTTTCCGCAGTCTGACCCTCTTTGTTTGAAACACTGTCCTGCCCCTTCCTATTCCTTACTTGCTTATGTACGATATTTCACGTTCCCTACATCAATTCGATAAGTAGGATGCCAACTCCTGCCCCTTCCGGCCAAAGGAGGGAAAAATATAAGTTTTCTATCATTTCGATAAAACATAATAAAAGGCCGGGCACCTCTCACCCGACCTTTACTTCAATCATTTATACAACTTCGGGCTGGGGCTGCTCATCACCGACAGAAATCGGTTCAACGAGTACATATCGCTCCCATGCCCGGCTTTTCCACCTTAGGGCCATGGCGATGGCTCGTATCCATTCATCTGTGGC harbors:
- a CDS encoding GNAT family N-acetyltransferase; the protein is MFQTKRVRLRKMEVEDIPTYHAWRNDMEVMISTNPALDLYSFQETEEFVNGVILGSTDGKSYMIEDRLSDQTIGITSLIHIDMKNRNAECIIDIGEKEFHGKGYGREALTMLLDYAFQEMNLHRVSLRVFSFNEKAISLYEKIGFQHEGSSREALFRNGGWHDICHMGILQGEYLDKESHFSK